From the genome of Cytobacillus firmus, one region includes:
- a CDS encoding phospholipase D-like domain-containing protein, whose product MEWIFYLYLINTFFILIIAIRDVRRPAKVLNWIIIVLLFPIIGFLPYLSISNPKFIHRKRLTSSKSESNKLPDTFGDSASVIADALRHFTVNGLRTGQVQVFDNGIAKYEQLIESLQKAQKTIDLEYFIFRNDQIGSSITELLIEKAVNGVRVRFMRDGLGSYKFPREKIRQMVEAGVECRTIFPLRFPWIFSYWNYRDHCRIVTIDEKVAFTGCMNVGYEYTGLKPDVGFWRDTHLQIIGDALVDLQTVFDVHWTMAVPEKIKSKTNPKTKSDVINPIGREDHVRWSAELGSELSTLDYNEIDISPKTRTLQKAYIHTLEGNPGIPTPFIRQTYFICITQATKTIDITTPYFVPETDIIMALKTAVARGVSVRLLVPRHNNQKIVGFASRTYYGELLEAGVQIYQYDKGMIHTKVLTIDEEIAAVGSANYDMRSFRLNYEVCQVLYSADVARELTDQFERDLIDSIPLNIEDLLERPLTERIVEQSARLFSPLL is encoded by the coding sequence TTGGAATGGATTTTTTATCTATACCTGATAAATACGTTTTTTATCTTAATCATAGCAATTCGGGATGTGCGTAGGCCTGCCAAGGTTTTGAATTGGATAATAATCGTCCTTCTTTTTCCTATCATTGGTTTCTTGCCTTACCTTAGCATATCAAATCCTAAGTTTATTCATCGGAAAAGATTGACCTCTTCTAAAAGTGAATCTAATAAATTACCTGATACATTTGGTGATTCAGCATCGGTAATCGCCGATGCTTTACGGCACTTCACTGTGAATGGGCTACGAACGGGCCAAGTCCAAGTATTTGACAATGGAATAGCAAAATATGAACAACTCATTGAATCTCTCCAAAAAGCCCAAAAAACGATTGATCTGGAATATTTCATATTTAGGAATGACCAAATTGGTAGTAGCATCACGGAACTGCTAATCGAAAAAGCAGTAAACGGAGTGCGGGTTCGTTTTATGAGAGATGGTTTGGGGAGTTATAAATTTCCGCGTGAAAAAATCCGACAGATGGTCGAAGCAGGGGTAGAATGCCGTACAATATTTCCTTTACGATTTCCTTGGATCTTTTCTTATTGGAATTATCGGGATCATTGTAGAATTGTCACAATTGACGAAAAAGTAGCTTTTACTGGATGCATGAACGTAGGATATGAATATACAGGATTGAAGCCTGACGTTGGCTTCTGGCGGGATACCCACTTGCAAATCATAGGAGATGCATTGGTCGATTTACAGACTGTCTTTGATGTTCATTGGACTATGGCAGTGCCGGAAAAAATAAAATCAAAAACTAACCCGAAAACAAAGTCTGATGTAATCAATCCAATCGGCAGAGAAGATCATGTCAGATGGTCAGCCGAATTGGGATCAGAGTTGAGCACCCTAGATTATAATGAGATAGACATATCGCCAAAAACAAGGACATTGCAAAAAGCGTATATCCATACGTTGGAAGGAAACCCTGGAATTCCTACCCCATTTATTCGTCAGACTTACTTTATATGTATAACACAGGCGACTAAGACTATTGATATAACAACACCCTATTTTGTACCGGAAACAGATATTATCATGGCATTAAAGACAGCGGTAGCTCGAGGTGTGAGCGTAAGATTGCTGGTTCCTCGCCACAATAATCAAAAAATCGTGGGATTTGCAAGTCGTACTTATTATGGGGAACTTTTAGAAGCCGGTGTACAAATCTACCAGTACGACAAAGGAATGATTCATACCAAGGTGTTGACTATAGATGAGGAGATTGCTGCCGTAGGCTCAGCAAACTATGATATGAGAAGTTTTCGCCTGAATTATGAGGTATGTCAAGTCTTGTACAGTGCAGATGTGGCGAGGGAACTCACAGATCAGTTCGAACGTGATCTAATTGACTCTATTCCATTAAATATTGAAGACTTGCTGGAACGACCCCTGACCGAGCGGATTGTTGAACAGAGTGCCCGCCTGTTTTCTCCATTATTATAA
- a CDS encoding tyrosine-type recombinase/integrase, with the protein MGDIKTIHVVNFINDLKKNGQRLDGKTGKLSASSVLNCYKAFNTVLSCAYKWKLIKENPPIGAKPPNGKAKKSEVYSKEELSQLMQLLDDKPLFWKTLILLAVSTGAREGEIAGLEWKHVDFEKGTIRIEQAITEIKGKGVQIKGTKTGKDRTVSVPEKLLEVLKKLELTSRQDKWKVRDLSEWPDHFFIFGNEFGKPIRPDSIGQWWRRFTKKHNFKHIRFHDLRHTSATLLINEGVHAKVISERLGHADISTTMNIYGHVLEEADKTAASHFDEFFEKKA; encoded by the coding sequence ATAGGAGATATCAAAACTATTCATGTTGTAAATTTTATCAATGACCTTAAAAAGAATGGCCAGCGTCTTGACGGTAAGACCGGGAAACTTTCAGCATCTTCTGTACTGAACTGCTATAAGGCATTTAACACTGTCCTCTCATGCGCATATAAATGGAAGCTAATTAAAGAAAACCCTCCTATTGGCGCAAAGCCACCTAATGGAAAAGCAAAAAAATCAGAGGTTTATTCAAAGGAAGAATTAAGCCAGTTAATGCAGCTGCTTGATGATAAGCCCCTATTTTGGAAAACACTTATCCTCCTAGCTGTTTCGACTGGAGCCAGAGAAGGTGAAATTGCTGGACTTGAATGGAAACATGTTGACTTTGAAAAAGGAACTATTCGAATCGAGCAAGCTATTACAGAGATTAAAGGCAAAGGCGTACAAATAAAAGGAACCAAAACAGGAAAAGACCGAACAGTTAGTGTCCCAGAGAAATTACTTGAAGTGTTAAAGAAACTAGAGCTAACTAGCCGACAGGATAAATGGAAAGTACGTGACCTCTCGGAATGGCCCGATCACTTTTTCATCTTTGGAAATGAATTCGGAAAGCCTATCCGTCCAGACAGTATCGGTCAGTGGTGGCGGAGATTTACTAAAAAACATAACTTTAAGCATATACGCTTTCACGACCTCAGGCACACCTCTGCTACTCTCCTAATTAATGAAGGAGTTCATGCAAAGGTAATTAGTGAACGATTGGGGCATGCTGATATTTCGACCACCATGAACATTTATGGCCACGTATTGGAAGAGGCAGATAAAACAGCAGCAAGTCACTTTGACGAATTTTTCGAAAAGAAAGCATAG